From one Populus alba chromosome 17, ASM523922v2, whole genome shotgun sequence genomic stretch:
- the LOC118052538 gene encoding U-box domain-containing protein 21 produces the protein MILSWRSRRNSKKSKIPSQEINSDMEISNPRHFCCPISLDLMKDPVTLSTGITYDRESIEKWIEDGNLTCPVTNQVLASYDQIPNHSIRKMIQDWCVENRSYGVERIPTPRVPVTPYDVSETCKRVNDATRRGEQKKCRELVRKIKNWGKESERNKRCIVANGSGCVLSACFESFASVSVGRDEGLLGEILSVLVWMFPLGEEGQSKLASVRSLNCLVWFLKSGDLSARQNAALVLKNLLALDQKHASALVAIEGVFAALVKLIKEPICPTATKASLMAIFYMTSPSSLNEKMIPMFVEMGLVSVIIEILVDGDKSISEKALGVLDHICDCKEGREKAYENALIVAVLIKKILRVSGLASELSVSILWKLFKNSKNRSEDEDAEGGVVVEALQVGAFQKLLVLLQVGCGDSTKEKLKELLKLLNLCRVRLDCFDSTADFKYLKRSY, from the coding sequence ATGATACTTTCCTGGAGATCAAGAAGAAATTCGAAGAAAAGCAAGATTCCAAGCCAAGAAATAAATTCAGACATGGAAATCTCGAATCCTAGGCACTTCTGCTGTCCGATTTCTCTTGACTTGATGAAAGATCCTGTCACATTGTCGACAGGAATCACATACGACAGAGAAAGCATTGAAAAATGGATTGAAGATGGCAACCTAACGTGTCCTGTTACAAACCAGGTGTTAGCAAGCTATGATCAGATACCAAATCATTCCATAAGAAAGATGATTCAAGATTGGTGCGTGGAGAACCGTTCTTATGGTGTCGAGAGGATTCCTACGCCTCGCGTTCCAGTGACACCCTACGACGTTTCGGAGACTTGTAAGAGGGTTAATGATGCAACTCGACGTGGAGAGCAAAAGAAGTGTCGGGAATTGGTTAGGAAGATCAAGAACTGGGGTAAAGAGAGTGAGCGCAACAAGAGGTGTATTGTGGCgaatgggtctggttgtgtctTATCGGCTTGTTTCGAGTCCTTTGCAAGTGTTTCAGTGGGGAGAGATGAGGGTTTGTTGGGAGAGATTCTATCGGTTTTGGTATGGATGTTTCCACTTGGTGAAGAAGGCCAAAGCAAGCTTGCGTCGGTTAGGTCTTTGAATTGTTTGGTGTGGTTCTTGAAGAGTGGAGATCTTTCAGCCAGGCAAAATGCAGCTTTGGTACTTAAAAATCTTCTTGCTTTGGATCAAAAACATGCGAGTGCCTTGGTGGCGATCGAAGGCGTGTTTGCAGCATTGGTTAAGTTGATCAAGGAGCCTATTTGCCCTACTGCTACCAAGGCTTCATTGATGGCGATTTTCTACATGACTTCACCGTCAAGCCTCAACGAGAAGATGATACCAATGTTTGTGGAAATGGGTTTGGTGTCAGTGATCATAGAGATTCTTGTTGATGGAGATAAAAGCATATCTGAGAAGGCATTAGGTGTTCTGGACCATATTTGTGATTGCAAAGAAGGGAGAGAAAAGGCCTATGAGAATGCTCTAATTGTTGCTGTTTTGATCAAGAAAATCTTGAGAGTGTCAGGTTTGGCTTCAGAGTTGTCAGTCTCCATTCTCTGGAAGCTcttcaagaattcaaaaaacagaTCAGAGGATGAAGATGCTGAGGGAGGTGTGGTAGTTGAGGCACTTCAAGTTGGTGCTTTTCAGAAATTATTGGTCTTACTGCAAGTGGGTTGTGGCGACAGCACAAAAGAGAAGCTTAAAGAGTTGCTAAAACTGCTGAATCTTTGTAGAGTTAggttagattgttttgattctACAGCAGATTTCAAGTATCTCAAAAGATCATACTGA